The following proteins are co-located in the Colius striatus isolate bColStr4 chromosome 6, bColStr4.1.hap1, whole genome shotgun sequence genome:
- the GTF2A1 gene encoding transcription initiation factor IIA subunit 1 isoform X1, with translation MASSTNTNPVPKLYRSVIEDVINDVREVFLDEGVDEQVLVELKTLWENKLMQSKAVDGFHSEEQQLLLQVQQQQQQQQQQQHHHHHHHTQPQPQQTVQQQSQPQQVLIPASQQAPQPQVIVPDSKLIPHMNASGMSAAATAATLALPAGVTPVQQILTNSGQILQVVRTANGAQYIIQPQQPVVLQQQVIPQMQPGGVQAPVIQQVLAPIPAGISQQTGVIIQPQQILFTGNKTQVIPTTVAAPTPAQAQIPAAGQQQPQQQQAQPQAPLVLQVDGAGDTSSEEEEDEEEDYDDDEEEDKEKDGGEDGQVEEEPLNSEDDVSDEEGQELFDTENVVVCQYDKIHRSKNKWKFHLKDGIMNLNGRDYVFSKAIGDAEW, from the exons cctaaGTTGTACAGGTCTGTAATTGAAGATGTCATCAATGATGTCAGAGAAGTTTTTCTGGATGAAGGAGTGGATGAACAAGTTCTTGTGGAACTCAAAACA CTGTGGGAGAACAAGCTGATGCAGTCCAAGGCTGTAGATGGCTTCCATtcagaagagcagcagcttttgttgcaggtgcaacagcaacagcagcagcaacaacaacagcagcatcatcaccaccaccatcacACACAACCTCAGCCACAGCAGACTGTGCAGCAGCAGTCTCAGCCACAACAGGTCCTTATTCCAGCATCTCAGCAAG cACCTCAGCCGCAGGTTATTGTGCCAGATTCCAAGCTGATACCACACATGAATGCATCAGGCATG agtgctgcagccacagcagctacGTTGGCACTCCCTGCTGGTGTTACGCCTGTTCAGCAGATACTTACAAATTCAG gCCAGATCCTCCAAGTAGTTAGAACTGCAAATGGAGCACAGTATATCATTCAACCACAGCAGCCAGTTGTTCTACAACAGCAGGTCATACCACAAATGCAGCCTGGTGGAGTACAAGCACCTGTTATACAGCAG GTTTTGGCACCTATCCCGGCAGGGATTTCCCAGCAGACAGGAGTGATTATTCAGCCTCAGCAAATCCTGTTTacaggaaataaaacacaagtcATACCTACAACAGTGGCTGCCCCTACACCAGCTCAAGCACAGATTCCTGCGGCTGGTCAGCAGCAACCACAACAACAACAGGCACAACCACAAGCACCGCTTGTTCTTCAAGTTGATGGAGCAGGGGACACATCAtctgaagaagaagaagatgaggaagaagactatgatgatgatgaggaggaagacaaagaaaaagatgggGGTGAAGATGGCCAAGTGGAAGAG GAGCCTCTTAACAGTGAAGATGATGTGAGTGATGAGGAAGGACAAGAACTGTTTGACACAGAAAATGTTGTTGTGTGCCAGTATGATAAG aTTCATAGAAgtaaaaacaaatggaaatttCATCTCAAAGATGGCATCATGAATCTTAATGGAAGAGATTATGTATTTTCCAAAGCCATTGGGGATGCAGAATGGTga
- the GTF2A1 gene encoding transcription initiation factor IIA subunit 1 isoform X2 yields the protein MQSKAVDGFHSEEQQLLLQVQQQQQQQQQQQHHHHHHHTQPQPQQTVQQQSQPQQVLIPASQQAPQPQVIVPDSKLIPHMNASGMSAAATAATLALPAGVTPVQQILTNSGQILQVVRTANGAQYIIQPQQPVVLQQQVIPQMQPGGVQAPVIQQVLAPIPAGISQQTGVIIQPQQILFTGNKTQVIPTTVAAPTPAQAQIPAAGQQQPQQQQAQPQAPLVLQVDGAGDTSSEEEEDEEEDYDDDEEEDKEKDGGEDGQVEEEPLNSEDDVSDEEGQELFDTENVVVCQYDKIHRSKNKWKFHLKDGIMNLNGRDYVFSKAIGDAEW from the exons ATGCAGTCCAAGGCTGTAGATGGCTTCCATtcagaagagcagcagcttttgttgcaggtgcaacagcaacagcagcagcaacaacaacagcagcatcatcaccaccaccatcacACACAACCTCAGCCACAGCAGACTGTGCAGCAGCAGTCTCAGCCACAACAGGTCCTTATTCCAGCATCTCAGCAAG cACCTCAGCCGCAGGTTATTGTGCCAGATTCCAAGCTGATACCACACATGAATGCATCAGGCATG agtgctgcagccacagcagctacGTTGGCACTCCCTGCTGGTGTTACGCCTGTTCAGCAGATACTTACAAATTCAG gCCAGATCCTCCAAGTAGTTAGAACTGCAAATGGAGCACAGTATATCATTCAACCACAGCAGCCAGTTGTTCTACAACAGCAGGTCATACCACAAATGCAGCCTGGTGGAGTACAAGCACCTGTTATACAGCAG GTTTTGGCACCTATCCCGGCAGGGATTTCCCAGCAGACAGGAGTGATTATTCAGCCTCAGCAAATCCTGTTTacaggaaataaaacacaagtcATACCTACAACAGTGGCTGCCCCTACACCAGCTCAAGCACAGATTCCTGCGGCTGGTCAGCAGCAACCACAACAACAACAGGCACAACCACAAGCACCGCTTGTTCTTCAAGTTGATGGAGCAGGGGACACATCAtctgaagaagaagaagatgaggaagaagactatgatgatgatgaggaggaagacaaagaaaaagatgggGGTGAAGATGGCCAAGTGGAAGAG GAGCCTCTTAACAGTGAAGATGATGTGAGTGATGAGGAAGGACAAGAACTGTTTGACACAGAAAATGTTGTTGTGTGCCAGTATGATAAG aTTCATAGAAgtaaaaacaaatggaaatttCATCTCAAAGATGGCATCATGAATCTTAATGGAAGAGATTATGTATTTTCCAAAGCCATTGGGGATGCAGAATGGTga